From Dermochelys coriacea isolate rDerCor1 chromosome 15, rDerCor1.pri.v4, whole genome shotgun sequence, a single genomic window includes:
- the ACAD10 gene encoding acyl-CoA dehydrogenase family member 10 isoform X1, with protein MGLRRFIQASYFQCARTSGILKHVRYKPPSLVQWRHSGSSLYKAVIFDMGGVLLPSPYRMAVEWEVRNRIPPGTIKQALISGGENRPWLRYMRGELTSVEFLQEFGQQCSEIANFSVPVDSFLSDLTSSQMSKQLPIMTEALECIRAEGLKTAVLSNNFYLHSGVSFLPLDRNQFDVVIESCREGICKPDPRIYTLCLERLGVQPKESIFLDDIGQNLKAAAQLGINTVKVDDPEAAVKELETSLGFPLRGFVPQTCLVRPTMEIPKGPLQKYLEEVLGGQTTGPLILRQFSHGQSNPTYYIKFGDRNLVLRKKPPGSLLPSAHAVEREFRVLKALTEAGVPVPKVLALCEDSSIIGTPFYLMEYCTGHIYKDPSLPGLDPGQRKAIYMAMNKVLCKIHRVDLKAAGLEDYGKHGNYVQRQVQTWTKQYRATETHAIPAMERLIEWLPLHLPGNQKTTVVHGDFRLDNLIFHPEGPEVLAVLDWELSTLGDPISDVAYNCMAHYLPSHFDILKGLKDCDVMQLGIPTAEEYFQMYCGHMGIPPIENWNFYMAFSFFRVAAILQGVYKRSLTGQASSAAAESGGKQAESMANLAWDFATKEGFRVFKECPAAKPLARPYSTWTRNGAFSRRNYVTMAPSTPAHTSKAHLILSPDGLPGRAQDLYHKLRRFMDMHVYPAEQVLRDHQVSQSRWTPHPLIEELKDKAKSEGLWNLFLPVENDPEVKYGAGLTNQEFAHLCELMGTSLFAPEIFNCSAPDTGNMEVLVRYGTEEQKERWLQPLLDGKIRSCFAMTEPQVASSDATNIESSVIEEKGFYVLNGHKWWISGALDPRCQLCVFMGKTDPEAQRHKQQSMLLVPMDTPGITVTRPLSVFGEEDPPAGHGEIFFENVRVPKEYILLGPGRGFEIAQGRLGPGRIHHCMRLMGYSERALALMKERVTSRVAFGKPLAEQGTILEDIAKSRAEIEQARLLVLKAALLMDTAGNKAAALEIAMIKMVAPLMALRVIDRAIQAFGAAGLSNDYPLAQFFAWARALRLADGPDEVHRTAVAKLELKR; from the exons ATGGGCCTTAGGAGGTTTATCCAAGCCTCTTATTTCCAATGTGCCAGAACATCAGGAATCCTAAAGCATGTACGATACAAACCTCCAAGTTTGGTACAGTGGAGGCATTCTGGATCAAGTCTCTATAAAGCTGTAATTTTTGACATGGGGGGagttcttctcccttccccttacCGGATGGCTGTAG AATGGGAGGTGCGGAATCGTATTCCACCTGGCACTATCAAACAAGCCTTAATATCTGGAGGGGAGAACAGGCCCTGGCTGAGGTACATGAGAGGGgagctgacatcagtggagttctTGCAAGAATTTGGACAGCAGTGCTCTGAGATT GCAAACTTCTCTGTTCCAGTGGACTCCTTTCTCTCTGACCTAACCAGTAGTCAGATGTCAAAACAGCTCCCCATTATGACTGAAGCATTAGAGTGTATCCGGGCAGAAGGTCTTAAGACAGCTGTTCTAAGCAACAACTTCTACCTTCACAGTGGGGTGAGCTTTTTGCCCCTAGACCGAAACCAGTTTGATGTG GTAATTGAATCTTGCCGGGAAGGGATATGCAAACCAGACCCTCGTATCTATACGTTATGCTTGGAGCGCTTGGGTGTTCAGCCAAAGGAATCCATCTTCCTTGATGATATTGGGCAGAACTTGAAAGCAGCCGCCCAGCTTGGCATTAACACAGTGAAG GTTGATGACCCAGAAGCAGCTGTCAAAGAGTTAGAAACCTCCTTGGGCTTCCCTTTGCGAGGATTTGTTCCACAGACTTGCTTAGTGAGACCAACAATGGAAATTCCAAAAGGTCCCCTACAGAAGTACCTGGAAGAGGTCCTAGGTGGCCAGACAACTG GTCCTCTGATATTACGACAGTTCAGTCATGGACAATCTAACCCCACTTACTATATCAAGTTTGGGGATCGTAACTTAGTCCTGAGGAAGAAACCTCCTGGCAGCCTACTTCCGTCTGCTCATGCTGTGGAGAGGGAGTTCAG GGTATTGAAGGCTCTTACTGAGGCCGGAGTTCCTGTTCCTAAAGTGCTCGCACTCTGTGAAGAttcaag TATCATTGGCACTCCATTCTATCTGATGGAATACTGCACCGGCCACATCTACAAGGACCCCTCTCTTCCTGGCTTGGACCCTGGCCAGCGGAAGGCTATTTACATGGCTATGAACAAAGTCCTCTGTAAAATCCATAGAGTAGACCTCAAAGCGGCTGGACTGGAGGATTATGGGAAGCATG GTAACTATGTTCAACGGCAAGTTCAAACCTGGACGAAGCAGTATAGAGCCACAGAAACCCACGCTATTCCTGCCATGGAGAGACTCATTGAGTGGCTCCCATTGCATCTCCCAGGGAACCAGAAGACCACAGTTGTGCATGGAGATTTCAG GCTGGATAACCTGATTTTTCATCCAGAGGGTCCAGAAGTCCTTGCTGTTCTCGACTGGGAACTTTCTACCTTAGGAGATCCCATCTCAGATGTGGCGTACAACTGCATGGCCCACTATCTGCCTTCTCACTTTGATATATTGAAAG GTTTGAAGGACTGTGATGTAATGCAGTTGGGAATTCCCACAGCAGAGGAGTATTTTCAGATGTATTGTGGGCACATGGGAATTCCACCCATTGAGAACTGGAATTTCTACATGGCCTTTTCCTTTTTCAGAGTGGCCGCGATCTTGCAGGGTGTGTACAAACGCTCGCTCACAG GTCAAGCAAGCTCAGCCGCAGCTGAAAGTGGCGGAAAGCAGGCGGAGTCCATGGCCAACTTAGCATGGGACTTTGCTACAAAAGAAGGATTTCGAGTGTTTAAAGAATGTCCAGCTGCAAAACCTTTAGCAAGACCTTACAGTACCTGGACCAGGAATGGGGCATTCTCCAGGAGAAACTATGTCACTATGGCACCTTCCACACCAGCTCACACTTCCAAAGCTCATCTGATTCTTTCTCCTGACGGCCTTCCCGGGAGAGCCCAGGATCTTTACCATAAGCTGAGGAGATTCATGGATATGCATGTCTATCCTGCCGAGCAGGTTCTGAGAGATCATCAGGTTTCACAGTCTAGATGGACTCCACATCCTCTTATAGAAGAGCTGAAG gacaaggcaaagtctgAAGGATTGTGGAACCTTTTCTTACCCGTGGAGAATGATCCAGAAGTGAAATATGGAGCAGGCCTCACAAACCAAGAGTTTGCCCATTTGTGTGAGCTCATGGGAACATCACTGTTTGCGCCTGAG ATATTCAACTGCTCTGCCCCTGACACTGGGAACATGGAGGTGCTGGTCCGATATGGGACGGAAGAGCAGAAGGAACGCTGGCTGCAGCCTCTGTTGGACGGGAAGATACGTTCGTGCTTTGCTATGACTGAGCCACAG GTTGCTTCATCTGATGCCACCAACATCGAATCTTCAGTCATAGAAGAAAAGGGTTTCTACGTTCTAAATGGGCATAAATGGTGGATTTCAG GGGCTCTGGATCCTCGTTGCCAGCTCTGTGTGTTTATGGGGAAGACCGACCCTGAAGCCCAGCGCCACAAACAGCAGTCAATGCTCTTAGTTCCCATGGACACTCCAGGCATAACAGTCACCAGGCCTCTCAGTGTATTTGGCGAAGAAGATCCCCCAG CTGGCCATGGGGAGATCTTCTTTGAAAATGTGCGAGTGCCCAAAGAATATATCCTGCTGGGACCTGGCCGAGGCTTTGAAATTGCACAAGGGAGACTAGGGCCTGGACGGATCCACCACTGCATGAGGCTCATGGGCTATTCCGAAAGGGCGCTGGCGCTCATGAAGGAGCGA GTGACGTCTCGTGTGGCCTTTGGGAAACCCCTAGCCGAACAGGGCACTATCCTGGAAGACATTGCCAAGTCCCGCGCTGAGATTGAGCAGGCCCGGCTTCTTGTCCTGAAGGCTGCCCTCCTCATGGATACAGCTGGCAATAAG GCAGCGGCTCTAGAGATCGCCATGATCAAAATGGTGGCTCCATTGATGGCTCTGCGGGTTATTGATCGTGCTATCCAG GCCTTTGGAGCGGCAGGTCTCAGTAACGATTATCCACTGGCCCAGTTCTTTGCCTGGGCGCGAGCCCTGCGTCTCGCCGACGGACCCGATGAAGTTCACAGGACAGCAGTCGCTAAATTGGAGCTGAAACGCTAG
- the ACAD10 gene encoding acyl-CoA dehydrogenase family member 10 isoform X2, producing the protein MGLRRFIQASYFQCARTSGILKHVRYKPPSLVQWRHSGSSLYKAVIFDMGGVLLPSPYRMAVEWEVRNRIPPGTIKQALISGGENRPWLRYMRGELTSVEFLQEFGQQCSEIANFSVPVDSFLSDLTSSQMSKQLPIMTEALECIRAEGLKTAVLSNNFYLHSGVSFLPLDRNQFDVVIESCREGICKPDPRIYTLCLERLGVQPKESIFLDDIGQNLKAAAQLGINTVKVDDPEAAVKELETSLGFPLRGFVPQTCLVRPTMEIPKGPLQKYLEEVLGGQTTGPLILRQFSHGQSNPTYYIKFGDRNLVLRKKPPGSLLPSAHAVEREFSIIGTPFYLMEYCTGHIYKDPSLPGLDPGQRKAIYMAMNKVLCKIHRVDLKAAGLEDYGKHGNYVQRQVQTWTKQYRATETHAIPAMERLIEWLPLHLPGNQKTTVVHGDFRLDNLIFHPEGPEVLAVLDWELSTLGDPISDVAYNCMAHYLPSHFDILKGLKDCDVMQLGIPTAEEYFQMYCGHMGIPPIENWNFYMAFSFFRVAAILQGVYKRSLTGQASSAAAESGGKQAESMANLAWDFATKEGFRVFKECPAAKPLARPYSTWTRNGAFSRRNYVTMAPSTPAHTSKAHLILSPDGLPGRAQDLYHKLRRFMDMHVYPAEQVLRDHQVSQSRWTPHPLIEELKDKAKSEGLWNLFLPVENDPEVKYGAGLTNQEFAHLCELMGTSLFAPEIFNCSAPDTGNMEVLVRYGTEEQKERWLQPLLDGKIRSCFAMTEPQVASSDATNIESSVIEEKGFYVLNGHKWWISGALDPRCQLCVFMGKTDPEAQRHKQQSMLLVPMDTPGITVTRPLSVFGEEDPPAGHGEIFFENVRVPKEYILLGPGRGFEIAQGRLGPGRIHHCMRLMGYSERALALMKERVTSRVAFGKPLAEQGTILEDIAKSRAEIEQARLLVLKAALLMDTAGNKAAALEIAMIKMVAPLMALRVIDRAIQAFGAAGLSNDYPLAQFFAWARALRLADGPDEVHRTAVAKLELKR; encoded by the exons ATGGGCCTTAGGAGGTTTATCCAAGCCTCTTATTTCCAATGTGCCAGAACATCAGGAATCCTAAAGCATGTACGATACAAACCTCCAAGTTTGGTACAGTGGAGGCATTCTGGATCAAGTCTCTATAAAGCTGTAATTTTTGACATGGGGGGagttcttctcccttccccttacCGGATGGCTGTAG AATGGGAGGTGCGGAATCGTATTCCACCTGGCACTATCAAACAAGCCTTAATATCTGGAGGGGAGAACAGGCCCTGGCTGAGGTACATGAGAGGGgagctgacatcagtggagttctTGCAAGAATTTGGACAGCAGTGCTCTGAGATT GCAAACTTCTCTGTTCCAGTGGACTCCTTTCTCTCTGACCTAACCAGTAGTCAGATGTCAAAACAGCTCCCCATTATGACTGAAGCATTAGAGTGTATCCGGGCAGAAGGTCTTAAGACAGCTGTTCTAAGCAACAACTTCTACCTTCACAGTGGGGTGAGCTTTTTGCCCCTAGACCGAAACCAGTTTGATGTG GTAATTGAATCTTGCCGGGAAGGGATATGCAAACCAGACCCTCGTATCTATACGTTATGCTTGGAGCGCTTGGGTGTTCAGCCAAAGGAATCCATCTTCCTTGATGATATTGGGCAGAACTTGAAAGCAGCCGCCCAGCTTGGCATTAACACAGTGAAG GTTGATGACCCAGAAGCAGCTGTCAAAGAGTTAGAAACCTCCTTGGGCTTCCCTTTGCGAGGATTTGTTCCACAGACTTGCTTAGTGAGACCAACAATGGAAATTCCAAAAGGTCCCCTACAGAAGTACCTGGAAGAGGTCCTAGGTGGCCAGACAACTG GTCCTCTGATATTACGACAGTTCAGTCATGGACAATCTAACCCCACTTACTATATCAAGTTTGGGGATCGTAACTTAGTCCTGAGGAAGAAACCTCCTGGCAGCCTACTTCCGTCTGCTCATGCTGTGGAGAGGGAGTTCAG TATCATTGGCACTCCATTCTATCTGATGGAATACTGCACCGGCCACATCTACAAGGACCCCTCTCTTCCTGGCTTGGACCCTGGCCAGCGGAAGGCTATTTACATGGCTATGAACAAAGTCCTCTGTAAAATCCATAGAGTAGACCTCAAAGCGGCTGGACTGGAGGATTATGGGAAGCATG GTAACTATGTTCAACGGCAAGTTCAAACCTGGACGAAGCAGTATAGAGCCACAGAAACCCACGCTATTCCTGCCATGGAGAGACTCATTGAGTGGCTCCCATTGCATCTCCCAGGGAACCAGAAGACCACAGTTGTGCATGGAGATTTCAG GCTGGATAACCTGATTTTTCATCCAGAGGGTCCAGAAGTCCTTGCTGTTCTCGACTGGGAACTTTCTACCTTAGGAGATCCCATCTCAGATGTGGCGTACAACTGCATGGCCCACTATCTGCCTTCTCACTTTGATATATTGAAAG GTTTGAAGGACTGTGATGTAATGCAGTTGGGAATTCCCACAGCAGAGGAGTATTTTCAGATGTATTGTGGGCACATGGGAATTCCACCCATTGAGAACTGGAATTTCTACATGGCCTTTTCCTTTTTCAGAGTGGCCGCGATCTTGCAGGGTGTGTACAAACGCTCGCTCACAG GTCAAGCAAGCTCAGCCGCAGCTGAAAGTGGCGGAAAGCAGGCGGAGTCCATGGCCAACTTAGCATGGGACTTTGCTACAAAAGAAGGATTTCGAGTGTTTAAAGAATGTCCAGCTGCAAAACCTTTAGCAAGACCTTACAGTACCTGGACCAGGAATGGGGCATTCTCCAGGAGAAACTATGTCACTATGGCACCTTCCACACCAGCTCACACTTCCAAAGCTCATCTGATTCTTTCTCCTGACGGCCTTCCCGGGAGAGCCCAGGATCTTTACCATAAGCTGAGGAGATTCATGGATATGCATGTCTATCCTGCCGAGCAGGTTCTGAGAGATCATCAGGTTTCACAGTCTAGATGGACTCCACATCCTCTTATAGAAGAGCTGAAG gacaaggcaaagtctgAAGGATTGTGGAACCTTTTCTTACCCGTGGAGAATGATCCAGAAGTGAAATATGGAGCAGGCCTCACAAACCAAGAGTTTGCCCATTTGTGTGAGCTCATGGGAACATCACTGTTTGCGCCTGAG ATATTCAACTGCTCTGCCCCTGACACTGGGAACATGGAGGTGCTGGTCCGATATGGGACGGAAGAGCAGAAGGAACGCTGGCTGCAGCCTCTGTTGGACGGGAAGATACGTTCGTGCTTTGCTATGACTGAGCCACAG GTTGCTTCATCTGATGCCACCAACATCGAATCTTCAGTCATAGAAGAAAAGGGTTTCTACGTTCTAAATGGGCATAAATGGTGGATTTCAG GGGCTCTGGATCCTCGTTGCCAGCTCTGTGTGTTTATGGGGAAGACCGACCCTGAAGCCCAGCGCCACAAACAGCAGTCAATGCTCTTAGTTCCCATGGACACTCCAGGCATAACAGTCACCAGGCCTCTCAGTGTATTTGGCGAAGAAGATCCCCCAG CTGGCCATGGGGAGATCTTCTTTGAAAATGTGCGAGTGCCCAAAGAATATATCCTGCTGGGACCTGGCCGAGGCTTTGAAATTGCACAAGGGAGACTAGGGCCTGGACGGATCCACCACTGCATGAGGCTCATGGGCTATTCCGAAAGGGCGCTGGCGCTCATGAAGGAGCGA GTGACGTCTCGTGTGGCCTTTGGGAAACCCCTAGCCGAACAGGGCACTATCCTGGAAGACATTGCCAAGTCCCGCGCTGAGATTGAGCAGGCCCGGCTTCTTGTCCTGAAGGCTGCCCTCCTCATGGATACAGCTGGCAATAAG GCAGCGGCTCTAGAGATCGCCATGATCAAAATGGTGGCTCCATTGATGGCTCTGCGGGTTATTGATCGTGCTATCCAG GCCTTTGGAGCGGCAGGTCTCAGTAACGATTATCCACTGGCCCAGTTCTTTGCCTGGGCGCGAGCCCTGCGTCTCGCCGACGGACCCGATGAAGTTCACAGGACAGCAGTCGCTAAATTGGAGCTGAAACGCTAG
- the ACAD10 gene encoding acyl-CoA dehydrogenase family member 10 isoform X3, protein MGLRRFIQASYFQCARTSGILKHVRYKPPSLVQWRHSGSSLYKAVIFDMGGVLLPSPYRMAVEWEVRNRIPPGTIKQALISGGENRPWLRYMRGELTSVEFLQEFGQQCSEIANFSVPVDSFLSDLTSSQMSKQLPIMTEALECIRAEGLKTAVLSNNFYLHSGVSFLPLDRNQFDVVIESCREGICKPDPRIYTLCLERLGVQPKESIFLDDIGQNLKAAAQLGINTVKVDDPEAAVKELETSLGFPLRGFVPQTCLVRPTMEIPKGPLQKYLEEVLGGQTTGPLILRQFSHGQSNPTYYIKFGDRNLVLRKKPPGSLLPSAHAVEREFRVLKALTEAGVPVPKVLALCEDSSIIGTPFYLMEYCTGHIYKDPSLPGLDPGQRKAIYMAMNKVLCKIHRVDLKAAGLEDYGKHGNYVQRQVQTWTKQYRATETHAIPAMERLIEWLPLHLPGNQKTTVVHGDFRLDNLIFHPEGPEVLAVLDWELSTLGDPISDVAYNCMAHYLPSHFDILKGQASSAAAESGGKQAESMANLAWDFATKEGFRVFKECPAAKPLARPYSTWTRNGAFSRRNYVTMAPSTPAHTSKAHLILSPDGLPGRAQDLYHKLRRFMDMHVYPAEQVLRDHQVSQSRWTPHPLIEELKDKAKSEGLWNLFLPVENDPEVKYGAGLTNQEFAHLCELMGTSLFAPEIFNCSAPDTGNMEVLVRYGTEEQKERWLQPLLDGKIRSCFAMTEPQVASSDATNIESSVIEEKGFYVLNGHKWWISGALDPRCQLCVFMGKTDPEAQRHKQQSMLLVPMDTPGITVTRPLSVFGEEDPPAGHGEIFFENVRVPKEYILLGPGRGFEIAQGRLGPGRIHHCMRLMGYSERALALMKERVTSRVAFGKPLAEQGTILEDIAKSRAEIEQARLLVLKAALLMDTAGNKAAALEIAMIKMVAPLMALRVIDRAIQAFGAAGLSNDYPLAQFFAWARALRLADGPDEVHRTAVAKLELKR, encoded by the exons ATGGGCCTTAGGAGGTTTATCCAAGCCTCTTATTTCCAATGTGCCAGAACATCAGGAATCCTAAAGCATGTACGATACAAACCTCCAAGTTTGGTACAGTGGAGGCATTCTGGATCAAGTCTCTATAAAGCTGTAATTTTTGACATGGGGGGagttcttctcccttccccttacCGGATGGCTGTAG AATGGGAGGTGCGGAATCGTATTCCACCTGGCACTATCAAACAAGCCTTAATATCTGGAGGGGAGAACAGGCCCTGGCTGAGGTACATGAGAGGGgagctgacatcagtggagttctTGCAAGAATTTGGACAGCAGTGCTCTGAGATT GCAAACTTCTCTGTTCCAGTGGACTCCTTTCTCTCTGACCTAACCAGTAGTCAGATGTCAAAACAGCTCCCCATTATGACTGAAGCATTAGAGTGTATCCGGGCAGAAGGTCTTAAGACAGCTGTTCTAAGCAACAACTTCTACCTTCACAGTGGGGTGAGCTTTTTGCCCCTAGACCGAAACCAGTTTGATGTG GTAATTGAATCTTGCCGGGAAGGGATATGCAAACCAGACCCTCGTATCTATACGTTATGCTTGGAGCGCTTGGGTGTTCAGCCAAAGGAATCCATCTTCCTTGATGATATTGGGCAGAACTTGAAAGCAGCCGCCCAGCTTGGCATTAACACAGTGAAG GTTGATGACCCAGAAGCAGCTGTCAAAGAGTTAGAAACCTCCTTGGGCTTCCCTTTGCGAGGATTTGTTCCACAGACTTGCTTAGTGAGACCAACAATGGAAATTCCAAAAGGTCCCCTACAGAAGTACCTGGAAGAGGTCCTAGGTGGCCAGACAACTG GTCCTCTGATATTACGACAGTTCAGTCATGGACAATCTAACCCCACTTACTATATCAAGTTTGGGGATCGTAACTTAGTCCTGAGGAAGAAACCTCCTGGCAGCCTACTTCCGTCTGCTCATGCTGTGGAGAGGGAGTTCAG GGTATTGAAGGCTCTTACTGAGGCCGGAGTTCCTGTTCCTAAAGTGCTCGCACTCTGTGAAGAttcaag TATCATTGGCACTCCATTCTATCTGATGGAATACTGCACCGGCCACATCTACAAGGACCCCTCTCTTCCTGGCTTGGACCCTGGCCAGCGGAAGGCTATTTACATGGCTATGAACAAAGTCCTCTGTAAAATCCATAGAGTAGACCTCAAAGCGGCTGGACTGGAGGATTATGGGAAGCATG GTAACTATGTTCAACGGCAAGTTCAAACCTGGACGAAGCAGTATAGAGCCACAGAAACCCACGCTATTCCTGCCATGGAGAGACTCATTGAGTGGCTCCCATTGCATCTCCCAGGGAACCAGAAGACCACAGTTGTGCATGGAGATTTCAG GCTGGATAACCTGATTTTTCATCCAGAGGGTCCAGAAGTCCTTGCTGTTCTCGACTGGGAACTTTCTACCTTAGGAGATCCCATCTCAGATGTGGCGTACAACTGCATGGCCCACTATCTGCCTTCTCACTTTGATATATTGAAAG GTCAAGCAAGCTCAGCCGCAGCTGAAAGTGGCGGAAAGCAGGCGGAGTCCATGGCCAACTTAGCATGGGACTTTGCTACAAAAGAAGGATTTCGAGTGTTTAAAGAATGTCCAGCTGCAAAACCTTTAGCAAGACCTTACAGTACCTGGACCAGGAATGGGGCATTCTCCAGGAGAAACTATGTCACTATGGCACCTTCCACACCAGCTCACACTTCCAAAGCTCATCTGATTCTTTCTCCTGACGGCCTTCCCGGGAGAGCCCAGGATCTTTACCATAAGCTGAGGAGATTCATGGATATGCATGTCTATCCTGCCGAGCAGGTTCTGAGAGATCATCAGGTTTCACAGTCTAGATGGACTCCACATCCTCTTATAGAAGAGCTGAAG gacaaggcaaagtctgAAGGATTGTGGAACCTTTTCTTACCCGTGGAGAATGATCCAGAAGTGAAATATGGAGCAGGCCTCACAAACCAAGAGTTTGCCCATTTGTGTGAGCTCATGGGAACATCACTGTTTGCGCCTGAG ATATTCAACTGCTCTGCCCCTGACACTGGGAACATGGAGGTGCTGGTCCGATATGGGACGGAAGAGCAGAAGGAACGCTGGCTGCAGCCTCTGTTGGACGGGAAGATACGTTCGTGCTTTGCTATGACTGAGCCACAG GTTGCTTCATCTGATGCCACCAACATCGAATCTTCAGTCATAGAAGAAAAGGGTTTCTACGTTCTAAATGGGCATAAATGGTGGATTTCAG GGGCTCTGGATCCTCGTTGCCAGCTCTGTGTGTTTATGGGGAAGACCGACCCTGAAGCCCAGCGCCACAAACAGCAGTCAATGCTCTTAGTTCCCATGGACACTCCAGGCATAACAGTCACCAGGCCTCTCAGTGTATTTGGCGAAGAAGATCCCCCAG CTGGCCATGGGGAGATCTTCTTTGAAAATGTGCGAGTGCCCAAAGAATATATCCTGCTGGGACCTGGCCGAGGCTTTGAAATTGCACAAGGGAGACTAGGGCCTGGACGGATCCACCACTGCATGAGGCTCATGGGCTATTCCGAAAGGGCGCTGGCGCTCATGAAGGAGCGA GTGACGTCTCGTGTGGCCTTTGGGAAACCCCTAGCCGAACAGGGCACTATCCTGGAAGACATTGCCAAGTCCCGCGCTGAGATTGAGCAGGCCCGGCTTCTTGTCCTGAAGGCTGCCCTCCTCATGGATACAGCTGGCAATAAG GCAGCGGCTCTAGAGATCGCCATGATCAAAATGGTGGCTCCATTGATGGCTCTGCGGGTTATTGATCGTGCTATCCAG GCCTTTGGAGCGGCAGGTCTCAGTAACGATTATCCACTGGCCCAGTTCTTTGCCTGGGCGCGAGCCCTGCGTCTCGCCGACGGACCCGATGAAGTTCACAGGACAGCAGTCGCTAAATTGGAGCTGAAACGCTAG